Proteins from a single region of Streptomyces glaucescens:
- a CDS encoding histidine phosphatase family protein, with translation MARPRRIVLVRHGESTGNVDDSVYEREPDHALALTERGLRQAEETGKRLRELFGRERVSVYVSPYRRTHETLQAFHLDPELIRVREEPRLREQDWGNWQDRDDVRLQKAYRDAYGHFFYRFAQGESGADVYDRVGGFLESLFRSFEAPDHPPNVLLVTHGLAMRLFCMRWFHWTVAEFESLRNPENGDMRMLVLGEDGKYTLDRPFERWRDPEPYGITG, from the coding sequence ATGGCACGACCACGGCGCATCGTCCTTGTCCGGCACGGCGAGTCAACGGGCAATGTTGATGACTCCGTGTACGAACGCGAACCCGACCACGCACTCGCCCTCACCGAGCGGGGTCTGCGGCAGGCCGAGGAGACCGGCAAGAGACTGCGGGAGCTGTTCGGCCGGGAACGGGTCAGCGTCTACGTCTCCCCGTACCGCCGCACGCACGAGACCCTGCAGGCCTTCCACCTCGACCCCGAGCTGATACGCGTGCGCGAGGAGCCCCGGCTGCGCGAGCAGGACTGGGGGAACTGGCAGGACCGCGACGACGTACGCCTGCAGAAGGCGTACCGGGACGCCTACGGGCACTTCTTCTACCGCTTCGCCCAGGGGGAGAGCGGCGCCGACGTGTACGACCGGGTCGGCGGCTTCCTGGAGAGCCTGTTCCGCAGCTTCGAGGCCCCCGACCACCCGCCGAACGTGCTGCTGGTCACCCACGGCCTGGCCATGCGGCTGTTCTGCATGCGCTGGTTCCACTGGACCGTGGCCGAGTTCGAGTCGCTGCGGAATCCCGAGAACGGCGACATGCGGATGCTCGTCCTGGGGGAGGACGGCAAGTACACGCTGGACCGGCCGTTCGAACGCTGGCGAGATCCGGAACCCTACGGGATCACCGGATAG
- a CDS encoding ADP-ribosylglycohydrolase family protein, with the protein MTADSSSDGRLDRALASLRGLAVGDALGSQFFVPVNYPLLKRRELPPGPWQWTDDTEMACSVVAVLAAHQRIDQDALAHSFAHHHDFDRGYGPAVNRLLRLVREGGDWRELAAALFNGQGSWGNGAAMRIAPLGAWYADDPEQATHQAEISAYPTHQHREAVVGAMAVAAAAALAADPAGPPSPEALLDGVVSLVPKSAVGAGLRRARDMLDYGDPATVAAVLGCGRRTTAHDTVPFALWSAARSLGDYEGAFWTTAQAGGDVDTTCAIVGGVIASGRAGAPPAEWAGRTEALPDWVPAATSAG; encoded by the coding sequence ATGACCGCTGACTCCTCTTCCGACGGGCGCCTGGACCGCGCCCTGGCCAGCCTGCGCGGACTGGCCGTCGGGGACGCGCTGGGTTCCCAGTTCTTCGTGCCGGTGAACTATCCGCTGCTGAAGCGACGGGAGCTGCCGCCCGGCCCCTGGCAGTGGACCGACGACACGGAGATGGCCTGCTCCGTGGTGGCCGTCCTCGCCGCCCACCAGCGGATCGACCAGGACGCCCTGGCCCACTCCTTCGCCCACCACCACGACTTCGACCGCGGCTACGGCCCCGCCGTCAACCGTCTGCTGCGGCTCGTCCGGGAGGGCGGCGACTGGCGCGAGCTGGCCGCCGCGCTCTTCAACGGACAGGGTTCCTGGGGCAACGGTGCCGCCATGCGGATCGCCCCCCTGGGCGCCTGGTACGCCGACGACCCCGAGCAGGCGACCCATCAGGCGGAGATCTCCGCCTACCCCACGCACCAGCACCGTGAGGCCGTCGTCGGCGCCATGGCCGTCGCCGCGGCCGCCGCGCTGGCCGCCGATCCCGCCGGGCCGCCGAGCCCCGAGGCACTGCTCGACGGTGTGGTCTCGCTCGTCCCGAAGAGCGCGGTCGGAGCGGGTCTGCGGCGCGCCCGCGACATGCTCGACTACGGCGACCCGGCCACGGTCGCGGCCGTGCTGGGCTGCGGACGGCGTACGACCGCCCATGACACCGTGCCCTTCGCCCTCTGGTCGGCCGCGCGCTCGCTCGGGGACTACGAAGGGGCCTTTTGGACCACCGCGCAGGCCGGTGGTGACGTCGACACCACCTGTGCCATCGTGGGCGGGGTGATCGCCTCCGGCAGGGCTGGGGCACCGCCCGCCGAGTGGGCCGGGCGCACCGAGGCACTGCCGGACTGGGTACCGGCGGCGACGTCGGCCGGCTGA
- a CDS encoding MFS transporter, producing MTTSQLTQHQKPGAARRQGHPGIALTVIAACQLMVVLDATIVNIALPHIQDALAFSTTDLTWVVSAYTLTFGGLLLLGARAGDILGRRRVFLTGILLFTFASLLGGFAQEPWQLLAARALQGVGGAIASPTSLALITTTFAEGPERNRAFGVFAAVSAGGGAIGLLAGGMLTEWLDWRWVLFVNVPIGVLIAVLTPLYINESERHPGRFDIAGALTSTVGMASLVYGFIRAAEEGWRDSLTLTSFGAALVLLVAFVFTEMRAREPITPLKMFTDRNRAGTYVIMLSLAAAMFGMFFYIVLFVQNVLGYSPIKAGVAFLPVTVAIVIGAGLSQRFLPVLGPKPFMVAGSAAVVTGLIWQTFITPDSSYLGGVLGPMLVFGFGMGLNFVTATVTAVSGVAPNEAGAASGLLNATQQVGGSLGLSILTTVFGTASKDEAEKQLPSFLAESSPEKQAEFATTHQLPAPWGHEVLAEGISTAFVPAAAMAVLALVTAWWVIRVRKSDLEALSGTAGPMVG from the coding sequence GTGACGACCTCTCAGTTGACGCAACATCAGAAACCGGGTGCGGCGCGCCGGCAGGGGCATCCCGGCATCGCACTCACCGTCATCGCGGCCTGCCAGCTCATGGTGGTACTCGACGCGACGATTGTGAATATCGCACTTCCGCACATCCAAGACGCACTGGCGTTCAGCACCACCGATCTCACCTGGGTGGTCAGCGCGTACACCCTGACCTTCGGCGGCCTGCTGCTCCTCGGTGCCCGGGCCGGTGACATCCTGGGCCGCCGCCGGGTCTTCCTCACCGGCATCCTGCTGTTCACCTTCGCCTCCCTGCTCGGCGGGTTCGCCCAGGAACCCTGGCAGCTGCTGGCAGCGCGTGCCCTGCAGGGCGTGGGCGGCGCCATCGCGTCGCCGACTTCCCTGGCGCTCATCACCACCACCTTCGCCGAGGGGCCGGAGCGCAACCGCGCGTTCGGCGTCTTCGCCGCGGTCTCGGCGGGCGGTGGCGCGATCGGCCTGCTCGCCGGCGGCATGCTCACCGAGTGGCTGGACTGGCGCTGGGTGCTCTTCGTCAACGTCCCGATCGGTGTGCTGATCGCCGTACTCACCCCGCTCTACATCAACGAGTCCGAACGCCACCCCGGCCGCTTCGACATCGCGGGGGCGCTGACCTCGACGGTCGGCATGGCCTCGCTCGTCTACGGCTTCATACGCGCGGCCGAGGAAGGCTGGCGGGACAGTCTGACGCTCACCTCCTTCGGTGCCGCGCTCGTCCTGCTGGTCGCCTTCGTGTTCACGGAGATGCGGGCCAGGGAGCCGATCACCCCGCTGAAGATGTTCACCGACCGAAACCGCGCGGGCACCTATGTGATCATGCTGAGCCTGGCGGCGGCCATGTTCGGGATGTTCTTCTACATCGTGCTGTTCGTCCAGAACGTACTGGGCTACAGCCCGATCAAGGCGGGTGTGGCCTTCCTGCCCGTCACGGTCGCGATCGTGATCGGCGCGGGTCTGTCGCAGCGGTTCCTGCCGGTGCTCGGGCCCAAGCCGTTCATGGTCGCCGGCTCGGCGGCCGTCGTGACCGGGCTGATCTGGCAGACGTTCATCACCCCCGACAGCTCGTACCTCGGCGGCGTCCTCGGCCCCATGCTGGTGTTCGGCTTCGGCATGGGCCTGAACTTCGTGACGGCGACAGTGACCGCGGTCTCCGGGGTCGCCCCGAACGAGGCGGGCGCGGCCTCCGGCCTGCTCAACGCCACCCAGCAGGTCGGCGGCTCGCTGGGCCTGTCCATCCTCACCACCGTGTTCGGCACGGCCAGCAAGGACGAGGCCGAGAAGCAGCTGCCGAGCTTCCTGGCCGAGAGCTCGCCGGAGAAGCAGGCGGAGTTCGCCACGACGCACCAATTGCCGGCGCCCTGGGGCCATGAGGTGCTCGCGGAGGGCATCTCGACGGCGTTCGTCCCGGCCGCGGCGATGGCCGTGCTGGCACTGGTCACCGCCTGGTGGGTGATCCGTGTCCGCAAGAGCGACCTGGAGGCCCTGTCCGGCACGGCGGGCCCGATGGTCGGCTGA
- a CDS encoding TetR/AcrR family transcriptional regulator, producing MVTSRWTAAPARAASPRRRGAVLERAILDAALEQLSTVGWNGLTMEGVAAGAQTGKAAVYRRWPSKEDLVADALQAGLPRLDAAPDLGSVREDLLALCRQARDAMFSRPGSALRSVIHECDTVQAERFHTVIVEGVVEPTVKLLREVITRGIERGEVRADAADGYVLDAVPAMMMYRSKMCGCEWSDRDIEEMTDRLMMPLLRVDGG from the coding sequence ATGGTCACTTCGCGCTGGACGGCCGCCCCCGCTCGGGCGGCCTCTCCCCGTCGGCGCGGCGCCGTACTCGAACGTGCGATCCTCGATGCCGCGCTGGAGCAACTCAGTACGGTCGGCTGGAACGGCCTGACGATGGAGGGCGTCGCCGCGGGCGCCCAGACCGGAAAGGCGGCGGTCTACAGGCGCTGGCCGTCGAAGGAGGACCTCGTCGCGGACGCGCTGCAGGCCGGGCTGCCGCGGCTCGACGCGGCACCCGACCTGGGGAGCGTGCGCGAGGATCTGCTCGCCCTGTGCCGGCAGGCGCGTGACGCGATGTTCTCGCGTCCGGGATCCGCCCTGCGTTCCGTCATTCACGAATGCGACACCGTGCAGGCTGAACGCTTCCACACCGTGATCGTCGAGGGGGTGGTGGAACCGACCGTCAAGCTGCTGCGTGAGGTGATCACCCGTGGCATCGAGCGAGGCGAGGTGCGGGCGGACGCCGCCGACGGATACGTTCTCGATGCCGTCCCGGCCATGATGATGTACCGGTCGAAAATGTGCGGATGCGAATGGAGCGATCGAGACATCGAGGAGATGACCGACCGGCTGATGATGCCGCTGCTCCGCGTGGACGGAGGCTGA
- a CDS encoding ribonuclease HII has translation MPYEPPTHTVERSLRATTGAKIIAGVDEVGRGAWAGPVTVCAAITGLRRPPEGLTDSKLLTVKRRTELARTLQQWVTSYALGHASPEEIDELGMTAALRLAAVRALDGLPVRPDAVILDGKHDYLGAPWTVRTVIKGDRSCVAVAAASVIAKVQRDKMMAELGADHADFGFADNAGYPSPVHKAALEVRGPTPYHRLSWAYLDALPQWRHLKKARSWADGSVPAIEGQLGFDF, from the coding sequence ATGCCGTACGAACCACCTACTCACACCGTCGAGCGCTCACTCCGCGCCACGACCGGAGCGAAGATCATTGCCGGTGTCGACGAGGTGGGGCGCGGCGCCTGGGCCGGCCCCGTCACCGTCTGCGCGGCGATAACCGGACTCCGCCGGCCGCCCGAAGGGCTCACCGACTCCAAGCTGCTCACCGTCAAGCGGCGCACCGAGCTCGCGCGGACACTGCAGCAGTGGGTCACGTCGTACGCCCTGGGGCACGCGTCCCCGGAAGAGATCGACGAGCTGGGAATGACGGCCGCGCTGCGGCTTGCGGCGGTGCGGGCTCTGGACGGTCTGCCCGTCCGCCCCGACGCGGTGATCCTCGACGGCAAGCACGACTATCTCGGCGCGCCCTGGACGGTCCGTACCGTGATCAAGGGCGACCGGTCGTGCGTGGCGGTGGCGGCGGCGTCGGTGATCGCCAAGGTCCAGCGGGACAAAATGATGGCCGAACTGGGTGCCGACCATGCAGACTTCGGTTTCGCGGACAACGCCGGGTATCCGTCGCCCGTGCACAAGGCCGCACTGGAGGTGCGGGGCCCCACTCCGTATCACCGGTTGTCGTGGGCGTATCTTGATGCGCTGCCCCAGTGGCGGCACCTCAAGAAGGCCCGCAGCTGGGCGGACGGAAGCGTTCCGGCGATCGAGGGCCAGCTCGGCTTCGATTTCTGA
- a CDS encoding RecQ family ATP-dependent DNA helicase — protein MEHTSNADLRAEADAVLARLVGDATGAARLREDQWRAIEALVAERRRALVVQRTGWGKSAVYFVATALLRARGSGPTVIVSPLLALMRNQVDSAARAGIHARTINSSNTEEWDAVQAEIAAGAVDVLLVSPERLNNPDFRDQVLPALAAATGLLVVDEAHCISDWGHDFRPDYRRLRTMLADLPAGVPVLATTATANARVTADVADQLGTGGSTDALVLRGPLDRESLSLGVLRLPDAAHRMAWLADHLDDLPGSGIIYTLTVAAAEEVTAFLRHRGHTVASYTGKTENAERQQAEEDLLGNKVKALVATSALGMGFDKPDLGFVVHLGSPSSPIAYYQQVGRAGRGVEHAEVLLLPGREDEAIWEYFASLAFPPEDLVRRTLDVLARADRPLSLPALEPLVELRRSRLETMLKVLDVDGAVRRVKGGWIATGQPWTYDTERYDWVARQRRAEQQAMREYASTSGCRMEFLQRQLDDEGAKPCGRCDNCAGPRFTADTSTTAVEAARTDLGRAGVAVEPRRMWPTGLPAIGVDLKGRIPAGEQAATGRALGRLSDIGWGNRLRPMFAPQAPDGPVPDDVAKAVVGVLADWARGPGGWAPGAPEAQPRPVGVVTIASRSRPRLVGSLGEHIARVGRLPLLGTVEYTAGSGPVPRSNSAQRLKVLDGALTVPPALAATLADVHGPVLLVDDFTETGWTLAVVARMLRRAGAEGVLPLVLAVQG, from the coding sequence ATGGAGCACACGAGCAACGCGGATCTCCGGGCGGAGGCCGACGCGGTCCTCGCCCGCCTCGTCGGTGACGCCACGGGCGCGGCACGGCTGCGCGAGGACCAGTGGCGGGCCATCGAGGCGCTGGTCGCCGAGCGGCGCCGGGCCCTGGTCGTCCAGCGCACGGGCTGGGGCAAGTCCGCGGTGTACTTCGTGGCGACGGCGCTGCTGCGTGCCCGGGGCAGTGGCCCCACCGTGATCGTCTCCCCGCTGCTCGCGCTCATGCGCAACCAGGTCGACTCCGCGGCGCGGGCCGGCATCCACGCCCGGACGATCAACTCCTCGAACACCGAGGAGTGGGACGCCGTCCAGGCGGAGATCGCCGCCGGTGCGGTGGACGTCCTGCTGGTCAGTCCGGAGCGGCTCAACAATCCCGACTTCCGCGACCAGGTGCTGCCCGCGCTCGCCGCGGCGACGGGCCTCCTCGTCGTGGACGAGGCGCACTGCATCTCGGACTGGGGTCATGACTTCCGCCCCGACTACCGGCGCCTGCGGACCATGCTGGCCGACCTCCCGGCGGGCGTCCCCGTGCTCGCGACGACCGCCACCGCCAACGCCCGCGTGACCGCTGACGTCGCGGACCAGCTCGGCACCGGGGGCTCCACGGACGCCCTGGTGCTGCGGGGCCCGCTGGACCGCGAGAGCCTGAGCCTGGGTGTGCTGCGGCTGCCGGACGCCGCGCACCGGATGGCGTGGCTCGCCGACCACCTCGACGACCTGCCGGGCTCGGGAATCATCTACACGCTCACCGTGGCGGCCGCCGAGGAGGTCACCGCCTTCCTGCGGCACCGCGGGCACACGGTCGCGTCGTACACGGGCAAGACGGAGAACGCCGAGCGGCAGCAGGCGGAGGAGGATCTGCTCGGCAACAAGGTGAAGGCGCTGGTGGCCACGTCCGCCCTCGGCATGGGGTTCGACAAGCCCGACCTGGGATTCGTGGTCCACCTCGGCTCGCCCTCCTCCCCCATCGCCTACTACCAGCAGGTCGGCCGCGCCGGACGTGGTGTGGAGCATGCCGAGGTGCTGCTCCTGCCGGGGCGGGAGGACGAGGCGATCTGGGAGTACTTCGCCTCCCTGGCCTTCCCGCCGGAGGACCTGGTCCGCCGCACCCTCGACGTCCTGGCCCGCGCGGACCGTCCCCTGTCCCTGCCCGCCCTGGAGCCGCTGGTGGAGCTGCGCCGCTCCCGCCTGGAGACGATGCTCAAGGTCCTGGACGTCGACGGGGCGGTCCGGCGGGTCAAGGGCGGCTGGATCGCGACGGGGCAGCCGTGGACGTACGACACCGAGCGCTACGACTGGGTGGCCCGGCAGCGGAGGGCCGAACAGCAGGCGATGCGCGAGTACGCCTCGACGAGCGGCTGCCGCATGGAGTTCCTGCAACGGCAGCTGGACGACGAGGGCGCCAAGCCCTGCGGTCGCTGCGACAACTGCGCGGGGCCCCGGTTCACCGCGGACACCTCCACGACCGCCGTGGAGGCCGCGCGCACGGACCTGGGGCGGGCAGGAGTCGCGGTGGAGCCGCGCCGGATGTGGCCGACCGGCCTGCCGGCGATCGGCGTCGACCTCAAGGGCCGCATCCCGGCCGGCGAACAGGCCGCCACGGGGCGGGCGTTGGGCCGGTTGTCGGACATCGGCTGGGGCAACCGGCTGCGGCCGATGTTCGCGCCCCAGGCCCCGGACGGCCCGGTGCCCGACGATGTGGCGAAAGCGGTCGTGGGGGTCCTGGCCGACTGGGCCAGGGGGCCGGGCGGCTGGGCGCCGGGAGCGCCGGAAGCCCAGCCGCGCCCCGTCGGTGTCGTCACCATCGCCTCCCGTTCCCGGCCCCGGCTGGTCGGCTCCCTCGGCGAGCACATCGCGCGCGTGGGACGGCTGCCGCTCCTGGGCACGGTCGAGTACACCGCCGGCAGCGGACCGGTCCCCCGGAGCAACAGCGCCCAGCGGCTCAAGGTGCTCGACGGTGCGCTGACCGTGCCGCCCGCCCTCGCCGCCACGCTGGCCGACGTCCACGGACCGGTGCTGCTCGTGGACGACTTCACGGAGACCGGCTGGACCCTCGCGGTCGTGGCCCGCATGCTGCGGCGGGCCGGCGCCGAGGGGGTGCTGCCCCTGGTCCTCGCCGTCCAGGGCTGA
- a CDS encoding DUF4192 domain-containing protein: MTNHGETTGSFGNDDITGQEGRKGQSAPDTRSISEPAPKPTAAAGAEVLDGRTGTHQVTLRTPAELADALPYLLGYRPEDSIVLVALHDWGGRGRFGGRARLGIPANPDDWASVAAELTRGLMTGSARRRGTPEGVVAYLCQDPGDGETARQVMERLRPLADELRHRCSRAGAPVVEAICISGGRFWSYCCERRGCCPADGEPMGLPGTSVLAAAATYAGIQVRGTLRELRARLLPWETAAALEQEVALDTAGMALVPRILDGSGRVDVAEETLALAQRLIGRLATARPVTGTLQADLRDDELIDHEEAATLILGLQDRTTRDRAAEWMEGDEAGPALRLWRALARRCVGPYTEHAAAPLTLAGWVAWSTGDELEAREALAMALGADPGYLFARLLHQAINEGLDPESIRRCLRGEPEGRTTRAPGTGHDPVAADGTASGVAETTGKAGVREGADAGERPSAAVPDDPQEPGDAAPTAPAAPIAPTGLTAPDDPAVLVEPDRAGAGGHPGLVPAPGASALRRARARALPSGAKAPNTTGAGPRSRKRAAGTHPGAGRLGGTRPRSPKGSARRGSRTEEPRSGSGTGGGAQEDR; the protein is encoded by the coding sequence ATGACGAATCACGGCGAAACCACCGGTTCCTTCGGCAACGACGACATCACGGGACAGGAGGGGCGGAAGGGTCAGAGTGCTCCCGACACCCGCAGCATCTCCGAACCCGCACCGAAACCCACGGCCGCCGCCGGCGCGGAGGTCCTCGACGGCCGGACCGGGACCCACCAGGTCACCTTGCGCACCCCGGCGGAACTCGCGGACGCCCTGCCGTACCTGCTCGGGTACCGGCCGGAGGACAGCATCGTGCTCGTCGCCCTGCACGACTGGGGCGGACGCGGCAGGTTCGGCGGCCGGGCCCGGCTCGGCATCCCCGCCAACCCCGACGACTGGGCGTCGGTGGCCGCGGAGCTGACCCGCGGCCTGATGACGGGCAGCGCCCGGCGGCGCGGCACCCCGGAGGGCGTGGTGGCCTACCTCTGCCAGGACCCGGGCGACGGCGAGACGGCCCGGCAGGTCATGGAACGGCTGCGGCCGCTCGCCGACGAACTGCGGCACCGGTGCAGCAGGGCCGGCGCCCCGGTGGTCGAGGCGATCTGCATCTCCGGCGGACGCTTCTGGTCCTACTGCTGCGAGAGGAGGGGATGCTGCCCGGCCGACGGGGAGCCGATGGGACTGCCCGGCACCTCGGTCCTGGCAGCCGCCGCCACCTACGCCGGGATCCAGGTGCGGGGGACCCTGCGCGAACTGCGCGCCCGGCTGCTGCCGTGGGAGACCGCGGCCGCCCTGGAACAGGAGGTCGCCCTGGACACGGCCGGCATGGCGCTCGTGCCCAGGATCCTCGATGGTTCCGGCCGCGTCGACGTGGCCGAGGAGACGCTGGCACTGGCCCAGCGGCTCATCGGACGGCTGGCCACGGCCCGGCCGGTGACCGGAACGCTGCAGGCGGACCTCCGTGACGACGAGCTGATCGACCACGAGGAGGCCGCCACGCTGATCCTCGGCCTGCAGGACCGCACGACCAGGGACCGCGCCGCGGAGTGGATGGAGGGTGACGAGGCCGGGCCCGCTCTCCGGCTGTGGCGGGCGCTGGCCCGCCGCTGCGTCGGGCCCTACACCGAGCACGCCGCGGCACCCCTGACCCTCGCCGGCTGGGTCGCCTGGTCGACGGGCGACGAGCTGGAGGCCCGCGAGGCCCTGGCCATGGCCCTGGGTGCGGACCCCGGCTACCTCTTCGCGCGCCTCCTCCACCAGGCGATCAACGAGGGCCTGGACCCGGAGTCGATCCGCCGCTGCCTGCGGGGGGAGCCGGAGGGCCGTACGACCCGGGCGCCCGGCACCGGACACGACCCGGTGGCGGCAGACGGCACCGCCTCCGGAGTCGCGGAAACGACCGGGAAGGCGGGGGTGAGGGAAGGGGCGGACGCGGGGGAGCGGCCCTCGGCCGCGGTACCGGACGACCCCCAGGAGCCCGGTGACGCCGCACCCACCGCGCCTGCCGCACCCATCGCACCCACCGGGCTCACCGCGCCCGACGATCCCGCCGTGCTCGTTGAGCCCGACCGCGCCGGTGCCGGCGGCCACCCCGGACTCGTACCGGCGCCCGGAGCGTCCGCGCTCCGCCGCGCCCGGGCTCGGGCGCTGCCCTCGGGGGCGAAGGCGCCGAACACGACCGGCGCGGGCCCGCGGTCCCGGAAGAGGGCCGCCGGCACGCACCCGGGCGCGGGACGGCTCGGCGGAACCCGCCCGCGTTCCCCGAAGGGGTCCGCGCGGCGTGGCAGCCGCACGGAGGAACCGCGCTCGGGCTCCGGCACCGGCGGCGGTGCCCAGGAGGACAGGTGA
- a CDS encoding NUDIX hydrolase: MPYDPSAFPPFAVTVDLVVLTVRRHALCALAVRRGEPPFQGRWALPGGFVRADEDLAQAAARELAEETGLRVHDPAVPAQDNGAHLEQLATYGDPKRDPRMRVVSVAHLALAPDLPAPRAGGDASNARWAPVEELLQQNGYGRDGEPLAPLAFDHAQILADGVERARSKIEYSSLATAFCPPEFTVGELRRVYEAVWGVALDPRNFHRKVTGTPGFLVPTGGTTTRQGGRPAQLFRAGGATLLNPPMLRPEV, encoded by the coding sequence ATGCCCTACGACCCGTCAGCCTTTCCGCCCTTCGCCGTCACCGTGGACCTGGTCGTGCTGACCGTGCGCCGCCATGCCCTGTGCGCGCTGGCGGTACGCAGGGGCGAGCCGCCCTTCCAGGGGCGCTGGGCGCTGCCCGGGGGGTTCGTGCGGGCCGACGAGGACCTGGCGCAGGCGGCGGCACGCGAACTGGCGGAGGAGACGGGACTGCGGGTCCACGACCCCGCCGTTCCGGCCCAGGACAACGGTGCCCACCTGGAGCAGCTCGCGACCTACGGCGACCCCAAGCGCGACCCCCGGATGCGGGTGGTGAGCGTCGCCCACCTCGCTCTCGCCCCCGACCTGCCCGCACCGCGCGCCGGCGGTGACGCCAGCAACGCCCGCTGGGCGCCGGTCGAGGAACTGCTCCAGCAGAACGGGTACGGCCGCGACGGCGAGCCCCTGGCCCCGCTCGCCTTCGATCACGCGCAGATCCTCGCCGACGGAGTGGAGCGCGCTCGCTCCAAGATTGAGTACTCCTCGCTGGCCACGGCGTTCTGCCCACCCGAGTTCACCGTCGGAGAGCTGCGCCGGGTCTACGAGGCGGTCTGGGGCGTGGCCCTCGACCCGCGCAACTTCCATCGCAAGGTGACGGGCACCCCGGGCTTCCTCGTCCCCACCGGCGGCACGACCACCCGCCAGGGCGGACGTCCCGCCCAGCTCTTCCGCGCCGGCGGTGCCACGCTCCTCAACCCCCCGATGCTGCGGCCCGAGGTGTGA